A genomic stretch from Syntrophales bacterium includes:
- the rsmB gene encoding 16S rRNA (cytosine(967)-C(5))-methyltransferase RsmB, producing MKSSPRRAAVEILTRVDTTGAFAEPLLDEVLSSQVFDEPSDRALLTQLVYGTLRMRGYLDWIIRSLCEKRSPAVSTPVRNILRTALYQIHFTDRIPDYAAVNEAVGLAKRVDARTVPFVNGLLRNAVRRKDEVPLPSGTKDPAGRLSIVHSHPVWLVKQWIRQYGIEETADLCRAGNGIPPLAARVNALRTTRRDVREELAAEGIAAEETPWSPDGLLLPHTGHPIRELSCWKAGKITIQDEASQLVARLFDVRAGDRILDLCAGAGGKATHLAERTEDGASILAVDSGPEKLQELEKNAARLGIRSIRTHLADATEDLGERFRESFHIVLVDAPCSGLGTLRRNPEIKWRLRPSDIPPLSGLQGRLLDRGASCVMPGGALVYSTCTLLRQENEDLVADFIRRHRDFQQVRASVEIPEELVDAQGFFRTLPHRHGTDGFFAAIFRKAS from the coding sequence ATGAAATCCTCGCCCCGCCGTGCCGCCGTCGAGATTCTCACGCGCGTCGACACCACCGGCGCCTTCGCGGAGCCGCTCCTCGACGAGGTCCTTTCCAGCCAGGTTTTCGACGAACCGTCCGACCGTGCCCTCCTGACGCAGCTTGTCTACGGCACCCTGCGGATGAGGGGCTACCTGGACTGGATCATCCGCTCGCTCTGCGAAAAGCGGTCCCCTGCCGTCTCCACGCCTGTCCGGAACATCCTGAGGACGGCCCTGTACCAGATCCACTTCACGGACCGGATCCCCGATTACGCGGCGGTGAACGAGGCCGTCGGCCTCGCGAAGCGGGTGGACGCCCGCACGGTGCCCTTCGTCAACGGCCTGCTCCGGAACGCCGTGCGCCGGAAGGATGAAGTTCCCCTTCCTTCCGGAACGAAGGACCCCGCGGGCCGGCTCTCCATCGTTCATTCCCACCCGGTGTGGCTCGTCAAGCAGTGGATCCGACAATACGGCATCGAGGAGACCGCGGATCTCTGCCGGGCCGGCAACGGGATCCCGCCGCTCGCCGCCCGCGTGAACGCACTCCGGACGACCCGGCGCGACGTGCGCGAGGAGCTGGCGGCGGAAGGCATCGCCGCGGAGGAAACGCCCTGGTCTCCCGACGGCCTGCTCCTTCCCCACACGGGCCATCCGATCCGTGAGCTATCATGCTGGAAGGCCGGGAAGATCACCATTCAGGACGAGGCTTCCCAGCTGGTGGCCCGCCTGTTCGACGTGCGGGCGGGAGACAGGATCCTCGACCTGTGCGCCGGTGCGGGAGGGAAAGCGACCCATCTGGCGGAGCGGACGGAGGACGGGGCGTCGATCCTGGCGGTGGATTCCGGCCCGGAGAAGCTCCAGGAACTGGAGAAGAACGCGGCCCGGCTGGGCATCCGCTCGATCCGGACACACCTGGCGGACGCCACGGAGGACCTCGGGGAGCGTTTCCGTGAATCCTTTCACATCGTCCTGGTGGATGCGCCCTGCTCGGGCCTGGGCACGCTGCGCAGGAACCCGGAGATCAAGTGGCGTCTCCGCCCTTCGGACATCCCCCCGCTGAGCGGCCTCCAGGGAAGGCTCCTGGACCGCGGCGCCTCCTGCGTGATGCCCGGCGGAGCCCTCGTCTATAGCACCTGCACCCTCCTGAGGCAGGAAAACGAGGATCTCGTTGCGGATTTCATCCGCCGGCACAGGGACTTCCAGCAGGTGCGGGCAAGTGTGGAGATCCCGGAAGAACTCGTGGATGCACAGGGGTTCTTTCGCACCCTTCCCCATCGCCATGGAACGGACGGTTTTTTCGCCGCGATCTTCCGGAAGGCGTCCTGA